A single genomic interval of Oncorhynchus mykiss isolate Arlee chromosome 13, USDA_OmykA_1.1, whole genome shotgun sequence harbors:
- the LOC118938273 gene encoding interferon beta-like: MAIQTITWMSAFLCLAQVFSMPMPCQLQGQLLRTTHNLLRDMGGHFPLECLQENVFMAFPATSFATSGAPQLSSSAAKAIYETLKNIDTLFGTDELPTMWDQQKLEYFQNIIYRQIEESECMSSVDTSDYPIRAEGLKTYFGNIAAVLKEKNFSYCAWEVVRKELLYTLEFILKHNSDSLLWSNRT; the protein is encoded by the exons ATGGCAATTCAGACTATCACTTGGATGAGCGCCTTCCTCTGCCTCGCGCAGGTTTTCTCGATGCCCATGCCTTGCCAGCTACAAGGACAGCTGCTGCGAACAACCCACAACCTACTGAGAGACATG GGCGGTCATTTTCCTCTGGAGTGCCTGCAGGAGAATGTCTTCATGGCATTCCCAGCCACCTCATTTGCAACCTCCGGGGCGCCACAG TTGAGCAGCAGTGCTGCTAAGGCTATTTATGAGACATTGAAGAACATCGACACATTGTTCGGAACTGACGAACTGCCGACAATGTGGGACCAACAGAAGTTGGAGTATTTTCAGAACATTATCTACCGTCAGATTGAAGAGAGCGAGTGT ATGAGCAGTGTGGATACAAGTGATTATCCCATCAGGGCAGAGGGCCTGAAGACATACTTTGGGAACATTGCAGCAGTTTTAAAAGAAAAG AATTTCAGTTACTGCGCCTGGGAAGTGGTTCGAAAAGAACTCCTGTACACCCTAGAATTCATTCTGAAACACAACTCTGACAGCCTTCTGTGGTCCAACAGAACATGA